A DNA window from Sporosarcina sp. ANT_H38 contains the following coding sequences:
- the pheT gene encoding phenylalanine--tRNA ligase subunit beta — protein MLVSTKWLSEYVNIEGISTADLAEKITRSGIEVDSIIDRSHGMTNVVVGYVLECVKHPEADKLRICQVDVGGETTQIICGAPNVAEGQKVIVARPGAVLPGGMKIKKAKLRGEESNGMICSLQELAIEGKLVPKAYSEGIYVLPETAVPGESALPLLGLDDQVLEFDLTPNRSDALSMIGVAYEVGAILSQGIQLPEINYTSSNEKAEDMLKLRIDAKEDNPMYVAKVVKNVKVKASPLWLQNRLMAAGVRPHNNVVDITNFVLMEYGQPLHAFDYDRLGTGEIAVRLAEQGEKITTLDDTERTLEAHQLVITNGKEPVAIAGIMGGLNTEVHDGTTTVVIESAYFAPGSVRRTSRELGLRSDASTRLEKGVDPNRVEAAAERAAQLMAEIAGGEVLAGSVIVDELDKTPIRITVSPDYINNRLGMKIPLEEMLAILDGLQIPTEAVNGKLIIDAPTRRQDLRIQEDIIEEIARMYGYDLIPMTLPVTESTPGGLTPYQAKRRTVRAFLEGAGLYQALTYSLTSKEHAQSYALETAPVTELLMPMSEERSILRQSLIPHLLEAATYNVARRMDSVSLYETGSVFLGEGEDGLPQEVEHVAAVITGKWVDHAWQAETKQVDFFVLKGIIEGMMDSLGLAEGLSFEQVVLDGMHPGRTANIYYNRERIGLIGQVHPTEQKKRDLKNTYVMEMNLAKILSVETNELVYVQVPRFPSSSRDIALVVSSETSAGMLGAVIRSAGGKLLKDVRLFDLYEGDNVEDGKKSLAFSLTYADPERTLTDEEVVKAHDKVLNALTTEAGALLRG, from the coding sequence ATGTTAGTATCTACAAAATGGTTAAGTGAATATGTAAATATAGAGGGAATTTCTACGGCAGACCTTGCGGAGAAAATTACACGTTCTGGCATTGAAGTCGATTCTATTATCGACCGTTCTCACGGTATGACAAACGTTGTAGTAGGTTATGTGTTGGAATGTGTCAAACATCCAGAAGCAGACAAGTTGCGCATTTGCCAAGTGGACGTTGGGGGAGAGACAACACAAATCATTTGTGGCGCACCAAACGTTGCGGAAGGTCAAAAAGTTATCGTTGCACGTCCGGGAGCAGTTCTTCCAGGCGGCATGAAGATTAAAAAAGCAAAACTTCGCGGTGAAGAATCGAACGGCATGATTTGTTCTCTTCAAGAACTTGCGATTGAAGGAAAGCTTGTACCGAAAGCTTATTCAGAAGGTATCTATGTTTTACCCGAAACCGCTGTACCTGGAGAATCAGCACTTCCATTGCTAGGTCTTGATGATCAAGTACTTGAATTCGATTTAACGCCAAACCGTTCAGACGCACTCAGCATGATAGGTGTTGCATATGAAGTCGGTGCGATTTTATCACAAGGTATCCAGCTCCCTGAAATTAACTACACTTCTTCAAATGAGAAGGCAGAAGATATGCTGAAACTGCGTATCGATGCAAAAGAAGATAATCCGATGTACGTAGCGAAAGTCGTGAAGAACGTTAAAGTAAAAGCGTCTCCATTATGGCTTCAAAACCGTTTGATGGCTGCTGGCGTACGTCCACATAATAACGTTGTCGATATTACAAACTTTGTGTTGATGGAATACGGCCAACCACTTCATGCATTTGACTATGACCGTCTCGGAACTGGAGAAATCGCTGTTCGTCTTGCGGAACAAGGTGAAAAAATTACGACGTTGGATGATACTGAAAGAACGCTTGAAGCGCATCAACTTGTTATTACGAATGGTAAAGAACCAGTAGCAATTGCAGGTATAATGGGCGGATTAAATACGGAAGTGCATGATGGAACGACGACGGTTGTCATCGAATCTGCTTATTTCGCACCGGGATCTGTCCGCCGCACGTCGAGAGAGCTTGGACTTCGCAGTGATGCAAGTACACGCCTTGAAAAAGGGGTCGATCCTAATCGGGTAGAAGCAGCAGCAGAACGTGCCGCACAGCTTATGGCTGAAATTGCGGGTGGGGAAGTGCTTGCTGGATCTGTCATTGTTGATGAACTCGATAAAACGCCTATACGCATTACAGTTTCACCGGATTATATCAACAACCGCCTTGGTATGAAAATCCCTCTTGAAGAAATGTTAGCTATTTTAGACGGATTGCAAATTCCTACAGAAGCGGTGAACGGTAAACTCATTATAGACGCACCGACACGCAGACAGGATCTTCGAATCCAAGAAGATATTATCGAAGAGATTGCACGGATGTACGGCTATGACCTGATTCCAATGACACTTCCAGTAACTGAATCTACGCCGGGGGGATTGACGCCGTATCAGGCGAAACGCCGTACAGTTAGAGCGTTCCTTGAAGGTGCAGGTCTTTACCAGGCACTGACGTATTCATTAACATCTAAGGAACATGCACAAAGCTACGCACTTGAAACTGCGCCTGTCACAGAGCTTTTGATGCCGATGAGTGAAGAACGCAGTATTCTTCGTCAAAGCCTTATTCCGCATCTACTTGAAGCAGCGACATATAATGTTGCACGCCGTATGGATTCGGTGTCGCTATATGAAACAGGATCGGTATTCCTTGGAGAAGGAGAAGACGGCCTGCCGCAGGAAGTTGAGCATGTTGCAGCTGTCATTACTGGTAAGTGGGTTGACCATGCATGGCAAGCCGAAACAAAACAAGTTGACTTCTTCGTTTTGAAAGGAATTATCGAAGGAATGATGGATAGCCTTGGTCTAGCAGAAGGTTTGTCATTTGAACAAGTTGTTCTAGATGGCATGCATCCTGGCCGGACAGCTAACATTTACTATAACCGCGAACGGATTGGCTTGATTGGCCAAGTTCATCCGACAGAACAGAAAAAACGCGATTTGAAAAACACTTATGTAATGGAAATGAACCTTGCTAAAATCTTGTCGGTTGAAACGAATGAGCTTGTATACGTTCAGGTTCCACGATTCCCGTCGAGCTCAAGAGACATCGCGCTTGTCGTATCGAGCGAGACATCAGCGGGGATGCTTGGAGCTGTTATTCGAAGCGCAGGCGGCAAGTTGTTGAAAGACGTTAGATTGTTTGACTTGTACGAGGGCGACAATGTTGAGGATGGTAAGAAATCACTTGCGTTCTCTCTGACATATGCAGACCCTGAGCGTACTTTGACAGACGAAGAAGTCGTCAAAGCGCATGACAAAGTGTTGAATGCGTTAACAACTGAAGCAGGAGCATTGCTCCGCGGATAA
- a CDS encoding DEAD/DEAH box helicase: protein MDVVITQKQIMDMCGNSSFKRGEAFHRSGKVTIEQYTGMHCQATVAGTETYYVTIDNDGEDDIRTECSCPSLPFYPYKCQHIAAVMHAIIEFDEPSVTYGLLSIFNEKPIRSTGQQLHFEDREVLDLLFTWMPIAVKGGHMLGIEIQIGSVSVQHIRGFLSQVNEGKPTSLSPTFTFDSNLHCFQREADAVLQQLIRINQEEKVYVADHSISPQTLLIPPTSWDRLLPFLNLAPLVRSEHGGKRIVGVPLSNEALPLKFRFDRLESKGHYLEIDGLAFVLVLQAYHSVLCNGQLFQLDNEDCKRLTDLKQMVETSGARQLPIANEQIGFFLEKVVPGLRRIGEVQLAETVLNKLVKSPLEAMLYVDRVNNRLLASLEFHYDHLVINPLTEGYLPTGSVLVRDLEKEENILAFMKKSSFTEYDEGYLLHNEELEYEFLKHILPKLQKLVKVYATTAIKNRIFRGHARPRIRVKSQEERTNWLEFKFELDGIPDKHIREVLEALEEKRKYYRLRDGALLSLETKEFEDIQRFLKEVPDGLDDLEKGLSVPIERGIRFLVGTDENGMFSVEESARQFFEHLLNPESTGIEVPKQLATVLRDYQQQGYQWMKTLAGHGLGGVLADDMGLGKTLQSIAFILSVLPEIREKKRRVLIVCPSSLTYNWLSEIKKFTPDIHAVVIDGSKKERAKQQNELEGEDVLITSYPLIRRDIQWFEKQDFLTIFFDEAQAFKNPITQTARAVKKLQADNRFALTGTPVENTAEELWSIFHVVFPELFMGLREFSELTPKAISRRIRPFLLRRLKGDVLAELPEKIKSMETSDLLPEQKTIYAAYLAKLRHDTLKHLDKNTIRKNKIKILAGLTRLRQICCHPALFVNGYQGSSAKFEQLKQLIEESKLAGRRVLIFSQFTKMLGIIGKELAMNGTPFFYLDGQTPSEDRLEICNRFNAGERDMFLISLKAGGAGLNLTGADTVILYDLWWNPAVEEQAADRAHRIGQKRVVHVIKLVARGTIEDKMNELQEKKRDLIEEIIDPKDTISTLLTEDTIRELLEI, encoded by the coding sequence ATGGACGTCGTAATCACGCAAAAGCAAATAATGGACATGTGCGGGAACAGTTCGTTTAAAAGAGGCGAAGCCTTTCATCGTTCGGGGAAAGTGACGATTGAACAATATACCGGTATGCATTGTCAAGCGACAGTGGCGGGAACGGAAACCTATTATGTCACAATCGACAATGATGGGGAAGATGACATTCGCACGGAATGTAGTTGTCCATCGCTGCCTTTCTATCCGTACAAATGCCAGCATATTGCCGCGGTCATGCATGCCATCATTGAATTTGATGAGCCTTCGGTAACATACGGATTACTATCCATTTTCAATGAAAAGCCTATAAGATCAACTGGACAACAGCTTCATTTCGAAGATCGGGAAGTGCTTGACCTGCTGTTCACGTGGATGCCTATTGCCGTCAAAGGCGGGCATATGCTCGGCATCGAAATTCAAATCGGTTCAGTTTCCGTGCAGCATATCCGTGGCTTTTTGAGTCAGGTGAATGAAGGAAAACCTACTTCCCTTTCGCCAACTTTTACGTTTGATTCGAACCTCCATTGTTTCCAGCGTGAAGCGGATGCTGTTCTCCAACAGCTCATTCGAATTAATCAAGAGGAAAAGGTGTACGTAGCCGACCACTCAATCAGCCCACAAACGTTACTCATCCCACCCACGTCTTGGGATAGACTACTGCCGTTTTTAAACCTTGCACCGCTAGTAAGGTCGGAGCATGGTGGAAAGCGCATTGTCGGTGTGCCGCTCTCAAATGAGGCATTGCCCTTAAAATTCCGTTTTGATAGGCTGGAAAGCAAGGGGCATTATTTGGAAATCGACGGATTGGCCTTTGTTCTAGTTCTCCAGGCTTATCATTCTGTCCTATGCAACGGGCAATTGTTTCAGCTGGACAATGAGGATTGTAAGCGTCTTACTGATCTAAAGCAGATGGTCGAAACCTCGGGAGCTCGTCAACTGCCGATTGCCAATGAACAAATTGGCTTTTTCCTAGAAAAGGTTGTCCCAGGGTTGCGAAGGATTGGTGAAGTTCAACTCGCCGAAACTGTTTTGAACAAACTGGTGAAATCTCCGTTGGAAGCCATGCTGTACGTCGATCGTGTAAATAATCGTCTTCTTGCAAGCTTGGAGTTCCACTATGACCATCTTGTTATTAATCCATTAACAGAAGGGTATTTGCCGACAGGCTCGGTACTGGTTCGTGACTTGGAGAAAGAAGAAAATATCCTTGCCTTCATGAAGAAAAGTTCGTTTACGGAATATGATGAAGGGTATTTATTGCACAATGAAGAATTAGAGTATGAATTTCTAAAGCATATTCTGCCGAAATTGCAAAAACTCGTGAAGGTATATGCGACAACAGCGATCAAGAATCGGATTTTTAGAGGGCATGCTCGTCCACGGATTCGGGTAAAGTCGCAGGAAGAACGAACAAACTGGCTCGAATTCAAATTTGAGTTGGACGGCATACCGGACAAGCATATACGTGAAGTCCTTGAAGCTCTGGAGGAAAAACGGAAGTATTACCGTTTGCGGGATGGAGCCCTACTTTCATTAGAAACAAAGGAATTTGAAGACATCCAACGTTTTTTGAAAGAAGTTCCTGATGGGTTGGACGACCTGGAAAAAGGCCTGTCTGTGCCAATAGAGCGTGGAATCCGCTTCCTCGTTGGTACCGATGAGAATGGAATGTTCTCTGTAGAAGAATCTGCACGCCAGTTCTTCGAACACCTCCTTAATCCCGAAAGCACTGGAATAGAGGTGCCGAAGCAATTAGCGACGGTACTCCGTGATTATCAACAACAGGGGTACCAGTGGATGAAAACCCTAGCGGGCCATGGATTAGGGGGCGTGCTGGCGGATGATATGGGGCTTGGCAAAACGTTGCAGAGTATTGCGTTTATCCTGTCCGTGCTTCCTGAAATTCGAGAGAAAAAACGGCGGGTCTTAATTGTTTGTCCCTCATCTTTAACGTATAACTGGTTGAGTGAGATTAAGAAATTCACACCTGACATTCATGCGGTAGTCATCGACGGGTCAAAAAAGGAGAGGGCGAAGCAGCAGAATGAACTGGAAGGCGAAGATGTTTTGATTACCTCCTATCCGTTGATTCGCCGGGATATCCAATGGTTTGAGAAACAAGACTTCCTGACAATCTTTTTTGACGAGGCGCAGGCATTCAAAAACCCAATCACTCAAACAGCACGAGCAGTGAAAAAGTTGCAGGCTGACAATCGATTCGCGCTGACGGGAACCCCTGTTGAAAATACAGCGGAGGAACTTTGGTCCATATTTCACGTTGTATTTCCCGAACTATTCATGGGGTTGCGTGAATTTAGTGAACTCACACCGAAAGCGATATCCCGTCGCATTCGACCATTTTTGCTGCGGCGGCTGAAAGGAGATGTCCTCGCAGAGCTTCCGGAAAAAATCAAGTCAATGGAGACTTCGGATCTGCTTCCTGAACAGAAGACGATCTATGCTGCCTATTTGGCAAAGCTGCGCCACGATACGTTAAAGCACTTGGATAAGAACACGATCCGAAAGAATAAAATCAAAATCCTCGCCGGACTGACCCGGTTGCGGCAAATCTGTTGCCACCCGGCATTGTTCGTGAATGGCTATCAAGGAAGTTCGGCGAAGTTTGAGCAGTTGAAACAGCTAATTGAAGAATCGAAGCTCGCAGGAAGAAGGGTATTGATCTTTTCGCAATTTACAAAGATGCTTGGAATTATTGGCAAGGAGTTAGCGATGAACGGAACCCCTTTTTTCTATTTGGATGGCCAAACTCCTTCAGAAGACCGGCTGGAAATATGCAATCGATTCAACGCAGGAGAGCGTGACATGTTTCTTATTTCATTAAAAGCGGGCGGGGCCGGTCTCAATTTGACAGGGGCCGACACGGTCATACTGTACGATCTTTGGTGGAATCCAGCAGTGGAGGAACAAGCCGCGGACCGCGCCCATCGCATCGGTCAAAAGCGGGTCGTCCATGTTATCAAACTGGTTGCCCGTGGAACGATTGAAGATAAAATGAATGAATTGCAAGAGAAGAAAAGAGATTTGATCGAAGAAATCATTGATCCGAAAGATACTATAAGTACATTACTTACCGAGGATACTATTCGGGAGCTGTTGGAGATATAG
- the rnhC gene encoding ribonuclease HIII → MSNQVIIVNEQDMKKVMNHYTASKVIRNAPGVIFAAKLPDTSITAYKSGKVLFQGAGSEREAARWGTTEVKAGSSAVKTKGDLLPDRLAQLSVLGSDETGTGDFFGPVTVAACFVRADQVELVRELGVKDSKMLTDDLMRKIAPDLQETLLYSVLTLENEKYNEVQASGWSQGKIKALLHNQALKHVLRKMGGEKPDYILIDQFAERGIYYNHIKAESDIVRENVLFSTKAEGLHMSVAAASIIARVAFLEEMDRLSGIAGMTLPKGAGPKVDEVAARILLKSGEEKLKSLTKWHFANAGKAKALAARKRG, encoded by the coding sequence TTGAGTAATCAAGTTATTATCGTAAACGAGCAAGATATGAAAAAAGTAATGAATCATTACACGGCTTCAAAAGTCATACGCAATGCCCCAGGAGTCATCTTTGCGGCAAAACTACCTGATACTTCAATCACAGCCTACAAGTCTGGAAAAGTGCTATTCCAGGGTGCTGGATCTGAACGGGAAGCCGCGCGTTGGGGAACAACGGAAGTTAAAGCGGGGTCTTCCGCAGTAAAAACAAAAGGTGACTTGCTGCCTGACCGGTTAGCACAACTATCTGTCCTCGGATCAGATGAAACAGGAACGGGTGATTTCTTCGGCCCTGTTACTGTTGCAGCTTGTTTCGTTCGTGCCGATCAAGTAGAACTTGTTCGCGAACTTGGTGTAAAAGATTCAAAAATGTTAACAGATGACCTAATGCGGAAAATCGCACCTGATTTACAGGAGACGCTCCTATATAGTGTGCTGACGCTTGAAAACGAGAAATACAATGAAGTACAAGCGAGTGGCTGGTCACAAGGGAAGATCAAAGCCCTCCTTCATAATCAGGCGTTAAAGCATGTACTCCGTAAAATGGGCGGGGAGAAACCGGATTATATTTTAATTGACCAATTTGCTGAACGTGGAATTTATTATAATCACATCAAAGCGGAGTCTGATATTGTGCGGGAGAACGTACTATTTTCGACGAAAGCGGAAGGACTTCATATGTCGGTTGCAGCGGCATCGATTATTGCACGCGTTGCGTTTTTAGAAGAGATGGACCGATTGAGTGGAATTGCAGGAATGACACTTCCGAAAGGCGCGGGACCGAAAGTTGATGAAGTGGCGGCTCGGATTTTGTTGAAAAGCGGTGAAGAAAAGTTGAAGTCGTTGACGAAGTGGCATTTTGCGAATGCAGGAAAAGCGAAGGCTCTCGCAGCGCGGAAAAGAGGTTGA
- the zapA gene encoding cell division protein ZapA translates to MIITIVLTWEEVSLADEQKTRIAVDIYGQTYKMVGTETSTHMRLVASMVDERMREISAHNPYLDSTKIAVLTAVNSVHDYLELKKQVEQLKEELNKLKG, encoded by the coding sequence ATGATTATAACCATAGTTTTGACATGGGAGGAAGTATCATTGGCAGACGAACAGAAAACGCGCATAGCAGTTGATATTTACGGCCAGACCTATAAAATGGTCGGTACCGAAACAAGCACTCATATGCGGCTGGTCGCCTCGATGGTCGATGAAAGGATGAGGGAAATAAGTGCCCATAATCCCTATCTCGACAGTACAAAAATCGCTGTGCTTACCGCTGTTAATAGTGTACATGATTATCTTGAATTAAAAAAACAAGTTGAGCAATTGAAAGAAGAATTGAATAAGCTGAAGGGTTGA
- a CDS encoding CvpA family protein, producing MLDLLIIFLLFGGLVTGFRRGLIVQIIHMTGFIIALVVAYSYYKQLAEKFVLWIPYPGVTAGSKLSVSVEHLDLDGTFYQLLAFVLIFLVVKFGLQLIASMFDFLKYLPVLGFLARITGALFGFIEFYILMFLVLYLLAMLPIEFIQERLDDSLLAKSMFEHTPLLSETVKKWWYIYTN from the coding sequence ATGCTTGATTTACTAATTATATTCCTCCTGTTTGGGGGACTCGTAACTGGATTCAGACGGGGACTTATTGTCCAAATTATACATATGACAGGATTTATCATCGCCCTCGTTGTCGCTTATTCGTACTATAAGCAACTTGCGGAAAAATTTGTTCTTTGGATTCCGTATCCAGGTGTTACAGCCGGCTCAAAATTATCTGTGTCAGTTGAACACCTTGATCTTGATGGAACGTTCTATCAATTACTGGCATTTGTTTTGATATTCCTCGTTGTGAAATTCGGATTGCAACTCATTGCATCCATGTTTGATTTCCTGAAATATCTACCTGTCCTAGGTTTCCTTGCTCGCATTACGGGGGCTTTGTTTGGATTTATCGAGTTCTATATACTTATGTTCCTTGTTCTCTATCTGCTGGCTATGCTACCGATAGAGTTTATCCAGGAAAGGTTAGACGATTCTTTGCTTGCTAAGTCAATGTTTGAACATACACCATTGTTGTCAGAAACTGTGAAGAAATGGTGGTACATCTATACAAATTGA
- the polX gene encoding DNA polymerase/3'-5' exonuclease PolX: MNKKTIIRTFEKIALYMELLGENHFKVAAFRKAANVLELDPRSLAEMDDILKLKGIGKGTGAVITDLLEKGESDLLKEMEEVVPKGLIPMLKIPGLGGKKIAKLREALGIDSVESLHAACVAGEVSKIAGFGKKTEENILNEIEILGTRQGKFPIWQMEKVVTFVEQELRLIPEIKHFSVAGSYRRTEEESSDVDFIIVTDEPGTVREKLLATLPLVATIAAGDSKLSVTLDLDEAIDADFRFVKAEQFASAIHHFTGSKDHNVKMRQLAKSRGMKISEYGVENEDGSVETFDSEEQFFAHFDLPFIPPAVRRNGSEIDRVDELAGLVAIEDIRSDLHMHTTWSDGAYSIREMVEAARAKGYSHIVITDHTQYLKVANGLTPERLREQIVEIRALNKEYNDIEIFCGTEMDILPDATLDFDDELLSELDFVIASIHSNFSQSQELIMERLHTAMKNPHVDMIAHPTGRIIGQREGYNPDVPQLIQWAKEYGKILELNANPYRLDLATDHLIMAQEAGVNIAINTDAHAIEQLNYMNTGVNYGKKAWLKKETVVNTWPLDKFIRNIVRK; this comes from the coding sequence TTGAATAAAAAAACCATTATCCGCACGTTTGAAAAAATCGCATTATATATGGAATTACTCGGGGAAAATCATTTCAAGGTAGCTGCATTTAGAAAAGCCGCCAACGTACTTGAACTAGATCCACGTAGTTTAGCTGAAATGGATGATATTTTAAAGCTTAAAGGAATTGGTAAAGGCACAGGTGCTGTTATTACCGACTTGCTAGAAAAAGGAGAGTCAGATCTACTGAAAGAAATGGAAGAGGTTGTACCAAAAGGACTTATTCCTATGTTGAAAATTCCGGGGCTTGGCGGAAAGAAAATAGCCAAACTACGTGAGGCGCTAGGAATCGATTCGGTCGAATCACTTCATGCGGCATGCGTTGCTGGGGAAGTAAGTAAAATCGCTGGCTTCGGTAAAAAAACGGAAGAAAATATATTGAATGAAATTGAAATTTTAGGAACACGTCAAGGGAAGTTCCCGATATGGCAAATGGAAAAAGTCGTCACGTTTGTTGAGCAGGAACTGCGTCTAATCCCTGAAATTAAACACTTTTCCGTAGCGGGAAGTTATCGTCGGACTGAAGAAGAAAGCAGTGATGTCGATTTCATCATTGTGACGGACGAACCAGGAACTGTACGAGAAAAACTGCTCGCCACATTGCCGCTCGTCGCAACGATTGCAGCAGGGGATTCGAAACTGTCAGTAACACTCGATTTGGACGAGGCGATTGACGCCGATTTCCGTTTTGTGAAAGCAGAGCAATTTGCAAGCGCCATTCATCATTTCACTGGTTCGAAGGACCATAACGTCAAGATGCGTCAACTGGCTAAATCCAGAGGAATGAAAATAAGTGAATATGGAGTGGAGAATGAAGATGGTTCTGTCGAGACATTTGATTCGGAAGAACAATTTTTCGCTCACTTTGATTTGCCGTTCATCCCGCCTGCGGTGCGAAGAAATGGCAGTGAAATTGATCGTGTCGATGAACTCGCTGGGTTGGTAGCGATTGAGGATATCCGTTCCGACCTTCATATGCATACAACCTGGTCGGACGGGGCTTACTCAATCCGTGAAATGGTAGAGGCCGCTCGTGCTAAAGGCTATTCACATATAGTTATCACAGACCATACGCAATACCTTAAAGTTGCGAACGGTCTTACACCGGAGCGACTGCGTGAACAAATCGTCGAAATCCGTGCGTTGAATAAAGAATATAACGACATCGAAATTTTTTGCGGAACAGAAATGGACATCCTTCCTGACGCGACATTGGATTTTGATGATGAACTGCTTAGTGAGCTGGATTTTGTCATCGCGTCTATTCACTCTAACTTCAGTCAATCACAGGAACTGATTATGGAACGACTTCATACTGCCATGAAAAATCCGCATGTCGATATGATTGCACATCCGACAGGTCGCATCATTGGTCAACGGGAAGGGTATAATCCTGATGTACCTCAACTGATTCAGTGGGCAAAGGAATATGGTAAAATACTTGAGTTGAATGCAAACCCATATCGCCTTGACCTTGCAACTGATCATCTTATTATGGCGCAGGAAGCCGGTGTCAATATTGCTATTAACACGGACGCGCATGCGATTGAACAACTAAATTATATGAATACTGGTGTAAACTACGGTAAAAAAGCTTGGCTGAAAAAAGAGACGGTAGTTAATACGTGGCCGCTTGATAAATTTATCCGCAATATTGTGCGGAAGTGA